ACACACCTCTCTTACAGTTATCAGGTCTGTATGACCTTTAATAACTAATGTTTTTGgtctcttgttttctctctccactttcagtttgagtcattgacatgatgtaaaaaaaaattgtgtcaCTGAAGAAgagataaaatagaaaaaaacagtaaataaataattaaaatgatctGTTGCATGAAAAGTAAACAAACTTTTTCTTCAAGTGTTCTGTTGACAAAATGTGCGTCCTCTGCTGCCTCTGTTTCTTCATGTCAGAACGGTCATCCAGTCAGAGAGAACAGTATCGCTCTGCGTTACATCACCGATCCAACTCACAATGCACTGGATAAGGAAGACTTCACCAGCCATGGTACACATCTGTGTGGATTACTgacaaaatattattaaaattgaTAACAGAACGATTAAGAACCTAACAGAAAACAATGTGAAACGCTTgttaaaataagaaatgtaaaaaacactAAGTCAGCATGTGGTAGAGTGGAAATGGTTTAGCTAATTTGTGAATGATCAAACATTTGTTTATACAgagcaaaatgtcactcagtgtttcatgaaaaaagacaagacacaTGAAATAAAGACTGAAggacaataaataaatcagtgagtaaataaacacacaaatcttttctccttttctctctttcagagTACATGAACCAGAGTTTAAGTGAAACCAGCTGTAGCAGCAAGCTGTCGGAGGTTTTGAATCCCAACTACGAGGACCTGAGCCTGGGCTGGGGTGCCGCCTCGCACCCCTCCCTGTGGGAGGATCCGAAGCCTTTCACCCGAGTTCCTGAGGGACCCGAATACCTGAACACTGCCCAAAACTCGCTCCCCCTGACTAACAGCGACAGCCTCAACAACCCGGACTACCAGGCCGACTTCCCACCACAGGCAACGCCCCCCATCACCAGCCCCACCACTTTAACTGGGAACGGTCTTTTCCTGCCGGCAGCAGAGAACCTCGAGTACCTGGGTCTGGGTGCTGCACTGCACACCCCTGTCCGCTAGGGGGCAGCAACACTCAGAGAGTTTAGACTGATGCTGTGAGGTTTCTGTGGCTGCAGACAGTATTTAATTTATCTGTTTTAATTGTAAAAATTTCCAGGAAATCCTGACTGGAACCCGCACGCTGACCAGACAACAGTtactgagg
This region of Epinephelus moara isolate mb unplaced genomic scaffold, YSFRI_EMoa_1.0 scaffold911, whole genome shotgun sequence genomic DNA includes:
- the LOC126387574 gene encoding melanoma receptor tyrosine-protein kinase-like, which gives rise to MICCMKSKQTFSSSVLLTKCASSAASVSSCQNGHPVRENSIALRYITDPTHNALDKEDFTSHEYMNQSLSETSCSSKLSEVLNPNYEDLSLGWGAASHPSLWEDPKPFTRVPEGPEYLNTAQNSLPLTNSDSLNNPDYQADFPPQATPPITSPTTLTGNGLFLPAAENLEYLGLGAALHTPVR